The Legionella sp. PATHC032 genome has a window encoding:
- the sidJ gene encoding T4SS meta-effector polyglutamylase SidJ, with protein sequence MFGFIKKVLDFFGIDQSEDNPPETAVEATDISAKIKTTDTTQEESSIKTKTVVPTQLMGSVKPETIAPDQQKKHQTKTETTTGTTKQKSPKETIMDSHVKQYYFARRGETSTHDSSLPPPVKVLSGHSIPLKEIPFEATRNELVQIYLDSIDQFIKNNKTNSFPSQQLASHYLFLRSLANSETDGIKKNQILVLAKPLGAYLASKEPHVWKMINEFIEKSEYPIIHYLKNNRAHSNFMLALIHEHHKEPLTKNQSAFVQKFRDSSVFLFPNSIYTAWLAHSYDKDSSFNPMFRERLTTSFYHSTLTDNLLLRTEPKEVTLSSDHHYKKAKGPIDLSFRYPMSGSQLLRIQGRTLLFSNPPNDVVAVKVQKKGEPKSTLEEEFQMADYLLKHQRRLDLHSELPQPLGQYSVKKSEILEISKESSNFERFKALIDDSKDLEVYVYKAPLSYFTYLHDEHQDLEQLTTSVKTNVHDLFVLLREGIVFPQLADIFHTHFDEDEREDKGRYQALVQLLNVLQFQLGRIDKWQKAVEYVNLRSSGLADLGDSMPITSLFTSSDFTKHYFSELLTGGYHPTFFDKSSGTANSLFTGKRRLFGNYLYLNTIAEYLLVIQLTLGSYGDKVTRDTKDKPKKEAVWRELANVMFSSCAEAIHIMTGIPQSRALTLLKQRANIEKHFRQTQFWMTPDYSKLDEDAIEMEQYSLYSGEPEYEFTDKLVSGVGLSVDGVHQDLGGYNRESPLRELEKLLYATVTLMEGTMQLDKEFFKQLQQVEKILSGEIKTDANSCFEAVAKLLDLARPGCHFQKRLVLSYYEEAKLKHPSVPTDSYDSRFQAVAKTNAAITIQRFWREARKNLSEKSDIDSEKPESESTTDKRLR encoded by the coding sequence ATGTTTGGTTTTATAAAGAAAGTACTTGATTTTTTTGGCATTGATCAATCTGAAGATAATCCACCTGAGACTGCGGTGGAAGCTACCGATATTTCAGCAAAAATCAAAACCACTGACACCACCCAGGAAGAGAGTTCAATCAAAACCAAAACGGTTGTTCCTACCCAACTGATGGGTTCTGTCAAACCAGAAACAATCGCTCCTGACCAACAAAAAAAGCACCAGACAAAAACCGAAACGACTACAGGCACTACTAAACAAAAGAGTCCTAAAGAAACAATAATGGATAGCCACGTGAAACAATATTATTTTGCCCGGCGAGGTGAAACAAGCACTCATGACTCCTCTCTGCCACCGCCTGTGAAGGTATTAAGTGGGCATTCTATTCCATTAAAAGAAATTCCTTTTGAAGCCACCAGAAATGAATTAGTCCAGATTTATCTCGATTCCATTGATCAATTCATCAAAAACAACAAGACAAACTCTTTTCCATCACAACAACTTGCTTCTCACTATCTCTTTCTAAGATCGCTTGCCAACTCAGAAACTGATGGAATTAAAAAAAATCAGATACTGGTTTTAGCCAAACCATTAGGCGCTTACCTTGCCTCTAAAGAACCGCATGTATGGAAGATGATCAATGAGTTCATTGAAAAAAGTGAATACCCCATCATACATTATTTAAAAAATAATCGCGCTCATTCCAATTTCATGCTGGCATTAATTCATGAGCATCATAAGGAACCATTAACCAAAAACCAAAGCGCCTTCGTACAAAAATTTAGGGATTCCTCTGTCTTTCTCTTCCCTAACTCAATTTATACAGCATGGCTCGCTCATTCCTATGATAAGGACTCCAGCTTTAATCCCATGTTTCGTGAACGATTAACTACAAGTTTTTATCATTCCACTCTGACCGATAATCTCTTGTTACGAACAGAACCTAAAGAAGTAACTCTTTCATCAGATCATCATTATAAAAAGGCAAAAGGACCTATTGATTTGTCTTTTCGTTATCCTATGTCTGGCAGTCAATTATTACGTATCCAGGGCAGAACTTTACTGTTTAGCAATCCCCCTAATGATGTTGTTGCGGTCAAGGTACAAAAAAAAGGCGAGCCTAAATCCACATTAGAAGAAGAATTTCAAATGGCAGATTATTTGCTTAAGCATCAACGTCGTTTGGATTTACACAGCGAATTACCACAACCTTTGGGACAATACTCCGTTAAAAAATCAGAGATTTTGGAAATAAGTAAGGAATCATCAAATTTTGAGCGTTTTAAAGCCTTAATAGACGACTCCAAAGACCTTGAAGTGTATGTTTACAAAGCCCCCCTCTCTTATTTCACTTACTTGCATGATGAACATCAGGACTTGGAGCAGCTGACAACTTCTGTTAAAACAAATGTACACGATCTCTTTGTTCTATTACGTGAAGGTATTGTGTTTCCCCAATTGGCTGACATCTTCCATACTCATTTTGATGAAGACGAACGCGAAGACAAAGGAAGATACCAGGCATTGGTTCAACTCTTGAATGTTTTACAGTTCCAATTAGGGCGCATTGATAAATGGCAAAAAGCCGTGGAATATGTCAATTTGCGCAGCAGTGGTCTGGCTGATTTGGGAGACAGTATGCCTATAACAAGCCTGTTCACTTCATCTGATTTCACAAAACATTACTTTTCCGAACTGCTCACAGGAGGTTACCACCCAACCTTCTTTGACAAGTCATCTGGCACAGCCAACTCTTTATTCACCGGCAAGCGCCGATTATTTGGTAATTATTTGTATCTCAATACCATAGCAGAGTATTTGCTGGTTATTCAGTTAACACTTGGCAGCTACGGGGATAAAGTCACTCGAGACACGAAAGATAAACCTAAGAAAGAAGCCGTATGGCGAGAATTGGCAAACGTCATGTTTTCAAGTTGTGCAGAGGCCATTCATATCATGACTGGGATACCCCAATCGCGAGCACTAACACTACTAAAACAGCGCGCTAATATTGAAAAACATTTCAGACAAACACAATTCTGGATGACGCCTGATTATTCCAAATTGGATGAAGATGCAATTGAAATGGAACAATACAGTCTTTATTCTGGTGAACCAGAATATGAATTCACTGATAAACTAGTCTCTGGTGTTGGATTGTCTGTCGATGGTGTTCATCAGGATTTGGGTGGATATAACAGGGAAAGCCCATTAAGAGAACTTGAAAAACTGCTCTATGCCACTGTGACACTGATGGAAGGAACCATGCAACTTGATAAAGAATTTTTTAAACAATTACAACAAGTCGAAAAAATACTTTCAGGTGAGATCAAAACTGATGCCAATTCCTGCTTTGAAGCAGTTGCCAAACTTCTTGACCTTGCAAGACCAGGATGCCATTTTCAGAAAAGATTGGTTTTGTCCTACTACGAAGAGGCCAAACTTAAGCATCCCTCTGTACCAACTGACTCCTATGATTCGCGTTTTCAAGCAGTCGCCAAAACTAATGCCGCAATAACCATTCAACGATTCTGGCGGGAAGCGCGTAAAAACTTATCAGAAAAATCGGATATCGATTCTGAAAAACCGGAATCCGAAAGTACTACTGATAAACGTTTGCGATAA